CCATAGAGCGCTGTCTCCCTgtttatagagagagagggacacagtaaacacacacacacaaaactagagagatacctagtcagttgcacatcTGAATgaattcaaccgaaatgtgtcttccaccatttaacccaacccctccgaATCAGACAGGTGCAGGGGGCTGGCTTAATTGTCGTCATCGGCGGCctggagcagttgttgttgggtgttaactgccttgctcaagggcagaatggcCGATTTCTCCATCTTGCCAGCTGggggattcgaaccagagacCTTTCGGTCACTGGCCCAACGCTGTTAACCGCAAGGTTACCTGTCACCCCATTTatctacactgatacacacacacacggacacgcacacacaaagacagaaaaacCTGAATCTCACCCAGTTGCTACAACAGCAAAGGCTTTCTTGGCTCGTTCATAGAATGCAAATCTCTCCACCTTCTCTAGAGGAGCCTGGACACAGAACACACAATAACTTTCCTCGACatataagtatgtgtgtgtgcgcacgcgttCACCCCTATCCACTCACCTGTACCCCAGCATGTGCCAGCTTCTGTCTGAAGATATCCCATACAGGAGTGGCTAGTCCCCTTTTTTTGTCACTGTCCACCAACTCCATCACGGCAGCCTACACACGCAGATGCACACAAAACAATTGGTCACTGTCCAGCTTGCTTTCCAGATGTGACATATTGACATTTCCAGTCGCTGGGGACCTACCGGGCTGGGAACGTAGGTATCCAGGGGCAATAGCTTCAAAATGGCCTCCAAAAGCTCAGCAGCCCCGAGACCTGCAGGAAAATCACAGAGACTGACCATatgatacaatacaacacacactcgttagtatcgtggcaacactggcaaagaaacaaaacaaaaagcagatttaacttctttaggaaaacagccctaatgttggaaacaaacaatTATTTAGTTATTATTTTCCATGCTATAGcaaacaatattttacatacatcgtgttttcatttttgccaggGGAAAAAAATATAAGTATACTACATACCGGTACTACACAGCATAAGTATCCAGAGTGTTTTTTCTGTTCccctggttaagtaaaggttaactATACACCTACCATCAGCTCGGATCTCAATGGGACCGCAGGTGCAGGTGGAGGAGGTAGGGAAGTTTGTATCAGCCAGAACTGTAACGAGACAATGAATTCAAATATATCAATGTATCTCTTTATTGTCCTTGTTTGAGACTTCAATCTGTAACCAGGAGTTTGAGTTGAGAAATgagttgacacattttttttttttaaacagaagtTGCCAGATTGATTGGATGGGAGATAATTGAAAACTGTAATGACTTCTATTTACTATTGCATACATGTATACATGATCCCAATTTTAGCTTCAAGACTCCGGCAACTTGAAAAAACAATATGCTGATTTATTGTTACATTGTATTGTTACATTAAACCATATCACGTGCTGTAGTTTAAAAACTCAGTGTGGATAGTGCTAAAACAATGATGTCATATTTGAATTCTGCCATCTTTATGCACATTCAACATTACCATAGGTTACATGTGGTAAATGTGGATTCCTAGACCTGTACTGACACTAGGGATGGGGAAATGAAGCTTCCTGAAGCATTTAGGCATTATTGCCAATTGTGTCGAAAATAAGTTAATTAATGCTTTAATCAACACAGTGTTTAGTTTATGAAGATTCCCATGAGCTATTGCAcattcctggggtccacaaaaaaaaCGTACACATATGACAAAGTATAGAACAGTAATAGACGAGATCGACATAAAATATTACATTAAAGTGGCACCTGCTGGTCAAAGGAATTAAGTGCAGCCAAATTATTATAGTTGCCTTCCCACACGCTGTCGTTAAGTGCGCCAGCGTAGCCTTTTTGATTTCTACCGAAACCAGAGATATTAGAGAAATAAGAGATAGGAATCTATTGGAAAAATAGATGGAGGAACTTATAGCGCTGGACAACGAATGGAGAAATGTATAACGCCCCACCCTGCGCCCAATTGACTCCCACTCAATCTTTGAAGGAGCGCACTCCTTGTCCCAAAGAACCCAGAATgcaccgcacggcccgacgcatGGGCAACATACACTATCAGCGATAGTACGAATCCAATGGAAATTCCCATCTCCTCAAAATTATCTTTGCCgagaa
This window of the Oncorhynchus clarkii lewisi isolate Uvic-CL-2024 chromosome 1, UVic_Ocla_1.0, whole genome shotgun sequence genome carries:
- the LOC139416629 gene encoding fucose mutarotase isoform X2, translating into MVILKGIPSILSPELLYALAKMGHGDELVLADTNFPTSSTCTCGPIEIRADGLGAAELLEAILKLLPLDTYVPSPAAVMELVDSDKKRGLATPVWDIFRQKLAHAGVQLLCVLCPGSSREGGEICIL
- the LOC139416629 gene encoding fucose mutarotase isoform X1, whose amino-acid sequence is MVILKGIPSILSPELLYALAKMGHGDELVLADTNFPTSSTCTCGPIEIRADGLGAAELLEAILKLLPLDTYVPSPAAVMELVDSDKKRGLATPVWDIFRQKLAHAGVQAPLEKVERFAFYERAKKAFAVVATGETALYGCLILKKGVIPGELLD